The genome window TTTTTTGGCCGATTGGACCAATCCGCAATGAATGCGTCCGCTCGAGACTTGTTGAAGCGGGTCGGAATTACCAAGGATATTCCGCCGGAGACCGCAATCTCCGCGCTATCGGGGGGCGAACGCCAGGCGGTCGCAATCGCCCGCGCCATGCAGTTTGATAGCGATCTGATCATCCTGGATGAGCCGACCAACAATCTGGGCGTTGCCGAAACGCAAGGGGTTCTCCGTTTCGTTCGCGAAGCGCGCGATACCGGACACTCCTGCATCTTCATCGCCCACAATATCCACCATGTGTTTCAGGTGGTCGACCGCATCATCGTGATGCGTGGCGGAAGGGTTGTCGCAGACGACATAGATCCAAAACTGACGACAATCGCCCAGGTCGAAAGGATCATCACCGGCGAGGAAATGCTCAACGCCATTACCAGCTGATTGTGTTTCGACGGTGCCAAGCCTCCTGATGCCTTGCTGCGGCATCAGGACATGCACCATCAGCTATAGGGACCGACCAGCGATTTAACCAGACTTAGGACCTTAAGCCGCGTCCTTGCATCCTTGATCTTGGCGAAGGCGCGGTTTAGCTCGATGCCCTCCCCTGAAGCCAGGAATCCCGCTAAGTCACTGCCGGAGGTAAAAATTTCTTCTCCAGCACTTTCCGACAGCTCAGAGACGCCCTCGAAGAAAAACGAAACCGGCACGTCGAGACAATCTGCGACGCTTTGCAGCCGGCTGGCACCGACCCGGTTTTTGCCTTTTTCATATTTCTGGACTTGCTGGAACGTCACATTCAGCCCTTCGGCGAGCGTCGTTTGACTCATGCCCAATATGCGGCGTCGCATCCGGATGCGTTTTCCGACCTCGACGTCAATCGGACTCGGATCCTTTTGGTTTGGCCCCTTATTATGCACGTTTCTCTCTTTCTGGCAGACAGTGCCTCGCTGGCAGACAGTGCCTCGCGCTTAACGACCTAGCAATCTTCATGGGAAAATGACGGGTCGCACGAGCCGACCTGTTGAGTTCCCGCTTTACCGCCAACAATGTTGAAATAGTTGACTCCATCCCGGCGAAGCTTGCTCAATCGAAAGTCTGAATGGACAAAAAGACCGCCCATCGAACCTGGGGAGCCGATGGGCGGGGGGCTGCTCCGGAACCTACTCGCATCATGCTCGCAAGTCCCACCACCATGACTGCCGTGTCAAATCGCAAACTTCAATGCGTTAGCGTCATGCGGTGAACGTACGTTCTGTTTTCCTGCGTATTCGGGATAATAGTTGCGTTATGCGAATATACCGCGTCGGCCAACACGCCGTATGTCAGTCGATATCCACAGGCACAGCCGATCGACGACCGCAGCTTCGCCGCCATGGCTTCGATTGGTGTCAAAACGGTCTGCAGGCGAATGCGTTTACTTGCCCTCGCCTCGGCGCAGTTTCGCTGCGTTGGACGGCATTTCGCCGAAGGATTGCTGATAGAGCGCTGCGAAACGTCCCATATGGGAGAATCCCCAGCTCCGCGCGACTTCGGCAACCGAGAGAGAGGTGGCCGGATCCGTCAGCGCTTTGCGCACGCCTTCCAGGCGGATTATCCGCAGATAGTTTAAAGGCGTCGTGTCCTTGAACTGCTGAAAAGCTGCCTGCAAGGCCCGCACGCTTGTGCCGGCCGCCTCGGCGATATCGGCGATACTCATCGGAGACGAAACATTGGCATGCATATATTCGATCGCTCTCTTCAAGCGCTTTGGTATTGCAGGGGACGTCTGTTTTGCCAGCCGTGCGGAATAGTTATTCGGGACAGTTTCCAAAAGCGTGATCATCATCGCCTGCAACAGGCGCTCGACGAACGTCGACGAGGACTGATGCTCATCTTCGACATCCAGGCAGTTCCAGATAAGATTTCCGAGTGTGGTTATCCGCGATCCTTTTACGGTCGCCAAATCGACGGTGTTAGCGAAATCGATGTCGCCGTCGACCGGCGCATCAAGCAGTTCACTCAGTTGACGGATCATTGCGGATTTTTCGAACGCGATGCCGATATGACTGCGGTCTTCGTGAAGGACCAGCTCGTCGAAACGCGACATATCACCCAAGAGGCCTGCCGCCGGCTCCGATACGAGCTGCTTTCGACCCGAGTCGATTGCCATCACGCCCGAGGATGGCAGGTAAAGAGCGTACGCGTCTGGTCCGCTGGGAAGGGTAACCCTCATCCCGGAATGGCACCTTCCATTCCAGACATTGAAGCGCCCAACGGCATAATGCCGGTCTTCCACCGAGATCAGCGAGCCTCGGTGAAGCGGCTCGACCGTCGCGGGCGATAAGGTCCTTGCATAATGTTCCGTCATTTCGTCGGCATCGGCATCAACGATCTTGAAGACGGAATGAGTGACGTACCTCATTATTTCCCCCAAATGAGCGATCCCGAGACGCTCTCTAGGGGCCACCCAAATCCCAAGAAAGCAGACGTAGATCGTATTATTACCTACTAATACTGAGCAAACCTCAACACGACTGCATCCCCTGCAGAAACACTATCCAAAACGCGCATTTTACTACCTAAAATAAACAATATGCTCGGCGATACCTGCGTCCAGTGGTTGCGCATGAAAACTCCACTTCCTGCGCGCATATTGCTGATTCTATTGAGTTTAATGAACATCCCTTAAGCGCTCTGAATCCTGCTGCTGAAGCGTCGCTCCCTTTCGTTGCATGAATATTCAGATAATGAAAGCTAGAAAGAAGTTAAATAATGTAAATGTCATGCGGCTTCGCAAATGTATTTTAAGTATTAAATAATGCCGCTTGTATCTGCGCTCCACTTAGCCGAGCATGACTTAGCTATCCTGAATATGGCAGCTCGGCGCCATCCACAGCCCGAATCCGCGATGACGACGACGAGGCTCTTGACGGAATGTTATCGATAACATAGCCTCTTCTCACCTGAACTTTGGGAGGAGCAGGATGGACGACGGAAAGCTGCTCGAATTTTGCGACATCACTAAAGAATTTGGTGGAACGCGCGCATTGTCGAATGTCTCGCTGGATCTGAAACCGGGAGAAATTCTGGCTCTTCTTGGTGAGAACGGCGCGGGAAAGTCGACCCTCATCAAGACGCTGGCGGGCATCTACAGACCGGATGGCGGACAAATTCTGTTTCGCGGCAAACCATATCATCACCGCCCGCCGCGGCCAAACCAGCGCCAGCCGATCGCCTTCATTCATCAAGATCTGGGGCTGATCGAATGGATGACGGTTGGCGAAAATGTTGGTCTCGCACAGGGCTATTCGCTGCGCGGCCGGCTGATCGACTGGCGCGCGACCGACCGCCGTACGGCGGAGGCTCTGAAGCTTGTGGGCTGCGATTTCGATCCGTCGACACGGATTCAAGAACTGACCCGAACCGAAAAGTCGCTTGTCGCGATAGCGCGTGCTCTCGCCGTCGAGGCAGACGTTCTCGTTCTCGACGAGCCGACGGCAAGCCTGCCCGCCGATGAAGTCGAAAAGCTGTTTGCCGCCATCCGCCCGCTCAAGGAACGTGGTGTTGCGATGATCTATGTCTCGCATCGGCTGGATGAGATCTTCAGGATCGCCGATCGCGTTGCGGTGCTCCGCGATGGCCAACTGGTCGGGCAAAAACCAGTTTCCGACACGTCGCCGGACGAGCTGATCCGAATGATCGTCGGACGCAAGGCCGACCAGCTCTTCGTCAAGGCCGAACGGACCGCAGGGCCTGCCATTGTTTCGGTCAGGGATCTTGCTTGCCGCGGAGCGGGACCGGTGTCCTTCGACATTCGCCAAGGAGAGCTTCTCGGCCTCGTCGGACTGAGAGGCGCGGGCCAGGAATTGATCGGGCGCGCGCTCTTTGGTTGCGAGCCCGCCAGCGGAGCGGTCCTTTTGAACGGTGCCCGACCCGATCTTTCCAGCCCCGTCTCAGCCATGGCTTCCGGTATCGGCTTGATTGCCAGGGACCGAACCGAAGAATCTGTCGCCATGTCCCTCAGCCTAAGGGAAAACACCTTTCTCAATCCCGGTGCATCCGGACGAGGCATGATGTCCTTCCTGCCGCCGCAGCGCGAGGCCGAAATGGCCTATTCACTCGGCAGCCGCGTCGGCCTCAGACCCAATGATCAGAACCTGGCGATCGAAGCCTTGTCCGGCGGAAACCAGCAGAAGGTGGTCGTGGGCCGGTGGCTCGCGACAGGCCGGAAGTTGTTGATCGCAGAAGACCCGACAGCCGGCGTGGATGTCGGCGCCAAAGCGGACATCTACAAGCTGATCGCCGAGGCCGCCGAGGAAGGGCTGGCTGTGCTCGTCGTCTCCACGGACTTCGAAGAAATTGCTCATATCTGCCATCGCGCCCTGGTGTTTTCTCGCGGTCAAATCGTGCGGGAACTGAGCGGCGCCGATTTAACAACACCGGCGGTCATCGCCGCAGCATCCGCATCCGAAGCGGCCTGATCCAGGGAGGAACCTCATGCAATCGATCGAATCCAATGCGCTCGAACCGACCAGCGCCGAGCTGGCGGGAATGAGCTTTGGCCAGAAAATCCAGCGCCTACTGCCGGTCTATGGCCTCGTTATTCTCACCGCCTTTTTGATCCTGCTGTTTTCCATTCTGCTACCGCAGACCTTTCCGACGCTGCTCAATCTGCGTTCGATCATCTCTGACAAGACGATCATCGCCATTCTATCGCTTGCCGCAATGATCCCGATGGCGGCAGGTCGCATCGACCTGACGATCGGTTACGGCATCGTGCTCTGGCACGTTCTGGCGATCAGCTTGCAGACGATGTTCGGCCTGCCCTGGCCGGTGGCTGTGCTCATCGTCATCCTGCTCGGCGCGCTGACCGGCTTTCTGAACGGGCTGCTGGTGGAAATCGCCAAGATCGACAGCTTCATCGCGACGCTCGGCACGGGCACCGTGCTTTATGCCATTGCTCTTTGGCATACCGGCGGGCGACAGGTGGTCGGCATGCTTCCTCAGGGCTTTTATGCGCTCAACGGCACGATGGTCTTCGGGCTGCCGATCACAGGGATCTATGTGCTTGGCCTCGCGTTCGTCATGTGGATCGTGCTCGAATATCTGCCGATCGGCCGTTACATCTATGCCATCGGCGCCAATCCGAAGGCGGCCGCATTGAACGGCATCCCCGTCCGTCGCTTCGTCATCGGCGCCTTCGTGACGTCAGGCACCCTCGCCGCTATCGCTGGCGTATTGCTCGCCTCCAAGCTGCGTATCGGCCAGGCCAGCGTCGGGCTGGAATATCTTCTGCCGGCACTCGTCGGAGCCTTCCTGGGTTCCACGACCATCAAGCCCGGTCGCGTCAACGTGTGGGGCACCATGATTGGCGTCATCATCCTGGCGGTCGGCATCGCAGGCATCCAGCAGTTCGGGGGCTCGTTCTACGTGGAGCCGCTTTTCAACGGTGTGACCCTGCTCGTCGCCATCGGCATCGCTGGTTATGCGCAGCGCCGGCGGAGCCATGCCGGACGGATGGCTCCGGTACAAAAGCCGCAGCTATCGGCTAAGGCGACCGACAAGTGAAGATCATTTTGGTTTAATTTTCAAAGGGAGGAGAATGAAATGAAACGCAGATTTTTCCTGCAGGCGACCACAGGCTTGTTGATGTTGTGCGCAAGCCACGCCTATGCCGATCCGATGGCGGATGCAAAAGCCGTCGTCGACAAATATGCGACGCCGGTCACCAAATGGGACGGCCCGACCACCGGTCCGAAGGCACAGGCCGGCAAGACCATCGTCGTATTGGCGGGCGACCTGAAGAATGGCGGCATTCTCGGCGTCAGCAACGGTGTCGAGGAAGCAGCAAAGGCGATCGGCTGGCAGGTAAAGGTTCTCGATGGCGCGGGCTCGATCGGCGGACGTACGGCTGCCTTCGGTCAGGCCATTGCACTGCAGCCTGCCGGCATCATCATCGATGGCTTCGATGCCGTCGAGCAGGCCCCGGCTCTGGAACAAGCAAAGGCCGCCAAGATCCCGTTGGTCGCCTGGCATGCCGGCCCGGTCATCGGCCCCGATGACAAGAACGGCCTCTTTGCCAATGTCAGCACCGATGCGATGGAAGTCTCGAAAGCAGCTGCCGACTGGGCCTTTGTCGATGCCAAGGGCAAGCCAGGCGTGATCATCTTCACGGACTCCACCTATGCGATCGCCATCGCCAAGGCGGACAGGATGAAACAGGAGATCGAACGGCTCGGCGGCAAAGTGCTCGAATATGTCGATACCCCGATTGCCGAGACTTCGCAGCGGATGCCCCAGCTAACCACCTCGCTCCTGCAGAAGTATGGCGATAGCTGGACCCATTCGCTTGCGATCAACGACCTTTATTTCGACTTCATGGGCCCGTCGCTCGCTTCTGCCGGTAAGAGCGGCACCGATGCGCCGATCAATGTCGCCGCCGGCGACGGCTCGCAATCGGCCTATGAACGCATCCGCGCCGGTCAATTCCAGAAGGTCACGGTGGCCGAACCGCTCAATCTCCAGGGCTGGCAACTGGTCGACGAACTCAATCGTGCTTTCGCCGGTGAAAAATGGTCCGGTTACCTCTCGCCGCTGCATGTGGTGACGGCAGACAATATCCAGTCCGATGGTGGCCCGAAGAACACGTTTGATCCGGATAACGGCTACAAGGATCAATACAAGAAGATCTGGGGCAAATAATTTAATTCCCTATCAAGCACCGCGCGGCCTCAAAGGGCCGCGCTCAGCCTGCTGAAAAGGCCCGGGCGTCGACGGCAGAACCAACGGCTCTGCATACGACAAGAGTTTCGAACCATTTGATGATCTCAGCCTTCGATGAAAATGAGCGCCGGTGTTTCGAGCAGTGTGCGGACGCGCTGCACAAAGGTCGCCGCATCAAAGCCGTCGATGATGCGATGATCGAAGCTGGATGAGAGATTCATCATCTTGCGCGGCACGAACTGCGTGCCGTCCCAGACCGGCCGTGTGGCGATCTTGTTGACGCCGATAATCGCCACCTCCGGATGATTGATAATAGGCGTGGAGACGATCCCGCCGAGCGCACCGAGCGAGCTGATGGTGATCGTCGAGCCGGAAAGCTCTTCACGCGTCGCAGTGCCGGATCGCGCCGCCTCTGCCAGCCGGTTCATCTCAGTAGCGCAATCCCAGATACCGCGTGCTTCCGCATGCCGCACGACAGGCACGGTCAAACCAACCGGCGTCTGTGTTGCGATACCCATATGGACCGCGCCATAGCGCGTGACGATGCCGGCTTCGTCGTCAAAAGTGGCATTGACATTGGGCTGCTGGGAAATGGCCTTCACCACCGCCTGTACCAGGAAAGGCAGAACCGTGAGTTTCGGATGATCCGCCTTGCGGTCAGCGTTCATGATGGCACGCAACTCCTCGAGCGAGGTCATGTCCACCTCCTCCACATAGGTAATGTGAGGAATACGCGAGGCGGAAAGTGCCATTTTCTCGGCGATCCGGCGGCGCAGTCCGGTCAACTTGATCTCTTCGGTCGCAGTCTTCTGGGTAAGGCCGTCCATTGACATCGTGGGAGCGGCTCCGTGGTTCAAAAGTTGCTCGATATCCTCTCGCAGGATACGGCCCGCTGGTCCGGTCCCCTGCACTTGTGCGAGGTCGATGCCGCTTTCCTTGGCGAAGAGCCGCACCGGGGGTGCGGCAAGCGGCTTTTCGGTCCGCGGCGTCACAGGATCCGACACTGCTGGAGCAAGCTTCGGAAATTTCGCCGTCGACACTTCGGCAGTCGTCTGTGCGATCTCTGCGGACCGAGCCCCGCCGGCATCTCCGGTCGTTTCGATCCGCACCAGCGGAGCCCTCACCGCGATACGCTCTCCGACCTCACCGGCAAGCCAGGTGACGATGCCGTTGACAGGAGACGGGATTTCTACGGTGGCCTTGTCCGTCATGACGGCTGCAATCACCATGTCCTCGCGAACAGGATCTCCTGGCTTCACGAACCACTCGACCAGCTCGGCCTCGGCGACTCCCTCCCCCACATCAGGCATCTCGATGACAAATTCGCCCATGGCTCAGGCTCCCATGACTTCGGTAAGCGCCCGCCCGAGACGGGCAGGGCTTGGGAAATAATCCCACTCCTGCGCATGCGGATAGGGCGTGTCCCAACCGGCAACGCGCACGATTGGCGCCTCTAGATGGTAAAAACAGTTTTCCTGCACCAGCGCGACGACCTCGGCGCCAAAGCCCGAAGTCAGCGTTGCCTCATGCACGACGACACATCGCCCTGTCTTCCGGACCGAATTGATGATCGTATCCAAATCGAGGGGCAGCAGACTTCTGAGATCGATCACTTCGGCATCGATGCCGGCATCCTCGGCCGCGGCTAGCGCCACATGCACCATCGTACCATAGGCAATCACAGTCACCGCCGAGCCTGCGCGCCGGATCTCAGCCTTGCCGATAGGTATCGTATAGTGGCCGTCAGGCACCTCTCCGAGATCATGTTTAGACCAAGGCGTCACAGGCCGCTCGTGATGGCCGTCAAAGGGGCCGTTATAGAGCCGCTTCGGCTCCAGGAACATTACCGGATCCGGATCTTCGATCGCAGCAATCAGCAGGCCTTTGGCGTCATAGGGATTGGATGGCACGATCACCTTTAGCCCGGAGACATGGGTGAAGAGCGCCTCCGGGCTCTGACTGTGCGTCTGGCCGCCAAAGATGCCGCCGCCTGTCGGCATGCGCACGACGATCGGACAGGTAAAATCGCCGTTGGAACGGTAGCGGATACGAGCCGCCTCCTGGGTTAGCTGGTCATAGGCCGGATACATGTAATCGGCGAACTGGATCTCGACACAGGGCTTCAGGCCATAGGCGGCCATACCGATCGCCGTGCCGACGATGCCCGATTCGCTTATCGGCGTGTCGAAGCAGCGCGTCTTGCCATATTTTGCCTGAAGCCCCTGCGTGCATCGGAAAACGCCACCGAAATAGCCTACATCCTCGCCGAAAACGACGACAGTGTCGTCCTCCGCCATCGAAACGTCCATGGCGCTACGCACCGCCTCGATCATCGTCATCCTGGCCATTCTCAGTACCCTGCCTTCTGCCGCTGGCGCCGGATGTGCGGCGGCATCTCGGCATAGACGCCTTCGAAAATGTCCCGAACCGAAGGCTTGCCGCCGGCATGCAATGTGCCGTGCTGCTCCGCCTGGCGCTGCGCCTCCATTACCTCGTCCATGATTTCAGCTTCTGCCTGCACATGCCGCTCCTCAGACCATGTGCCCCGGACGATCAGATGTTTCTTCAACCTCAGCACGGGATCGCCAAGTGGCCAGGCCTCCGATTCCGTCTTCGGACGATAAGCATTCGGATCGTCCGAGGTCGAATGCGCCCCGACACGATACGTCACATATTCGATCAGCGTCGGCCCGAGATTGCGCCGGGCACGCTCAGCTGCCCAGCAGGCAACGGCATGGACGGCGAGATAGTCGTTTCCATCGACTCTCAGCGCGGGAATGCCGAAGCCGAGGCCGCGGGCGGCGAACGTTCCGGAGCCGCCGCGCGCGATGCCCTGAAAGGTAGAGATCGCCCACTGATTGTTGACGATGTTGAGAATGACGGGTGCCTTATAGGTCGAGGCGAAGACGAGCGCTGAATGGAAATCGGATTCCGCCGTCGAGCCATCGCCGATCCAGCCCGCGGCGATGCGGCTGTCATTCTTGATTGCCGAGGCCATGGCCCAGCCCACGGCCTGCACATACTGAGTGGCGAGGTTGCCGGAGATGGTAAAGAATCCGTGCTCCTTGGAGGAATACATGATCGGTAGCTGCCGCCCGTGCAGGGGATCGCTCTCGTTCGAGTAGATCTGATTCATCATTTCGACCATCGGATAATCGTCGGCAATCAGAAGGCCTGCCTGACGATAGGTCGGAAAATTCATGTCTCCCTTCTTGAGCGCCTTGCGGAAAGCACAACTGACAGCCTCCTCGCCGAGATGCTGCATGTAGAAGGACGTCTTGCCCTGCCGCTGAGCCATCAGCATGCGGGCGTCGAATGCGCGCAGCTTCATCATGTTGCGAAGGCCGGTCAGCAACTCCTCATCGGAGAGCGTGCCAGCCCAGGGACCGACCGCCTCGCCCTCGCGGTTCAGCACGCGGATGATGGAATAGGCAAGATCACGGATCTCCTCGGATGCGACATCTACTTCCGGCCGCGGCACGGAACCGGCTTTGGCGATCTTGACGTTGGAAAAGTCTGGCTGGCCGCCCGGGCGGACGGCGGGTTCGGGGACATGCAGAGCCAATTGAGAAGAATCCACCATGTCTAGTCTTTCCTCCTGCGCCGGCCTTGCTCCTCTCCTCCAGAAGCGGGGGCCGCATGTGGTTCTCACAGATTGCGGGCGATCACCATGCGCTGCACGTCGCTCGTTCCTTCATAGATCTGACAGATGCGCACATCGCGATAGATGCGCTCGACCGGGTAATCGGCCATGTAGCCATAGCCGCCATGTATCTGGATGGCGTCGGAGCAGACGCGCTCCGCCATTTCCGAGGCAAAGAGCTTAGCCATCGAGGCTTCCGACAGGCAGGGCAGCCCGGCTTCCCTTAAGGAGGCGGCGTGAAAAACGAGTTGCCGGGCCGCCTCGATCCGCACCTTCATGTCGGCAAGGCGGAATGCGACAGCCTGATGCTCGATGATCGCCTTGCCGAAGGCCGTGCGCTCGCGAGCATAGTCGCGCGCCGCCTCAAAGGCCGCCCGCGCCATGCCGACTGCCTGAGCCGCAATGCCGATCCGGCCGCCCTCGAGATTGGCGAGTGCTATGCGGTAGCCTTCGCCTTCCGAACCGAGCCTCAACTCGATCGGAACGCGCACGCCATTGAAGGCGATCTGGCAGGTGTCAGAGGAATGCAGCCCAAGCTTTTCCTCTACGCGCATCACCTCATAGCCTGCGATGTCCGTTGGAACGATGAAGGCAGTGATGCCTTTTTTGCCGGCGCCAGGGTCGGTAACGGCAAAGACGATGATGACATGGCCGTTCTTGCCTGAGGTGATGAATTGCTTGGCCCCATCAAGTACATAATGATCGCCATCGCGCCTTGCCCTGGTCTTCAGGTTCGAGGCATCAGAGCCAGCCTGTGGCTCGGTGAGCGCGAAGCCGCCAATCCATTCGCCGCTCGCCAGTTTCGGCAGGAAGCGCTGCCGTTGCTCCTCGGTACCGAACTTCAAGATCGGCACGCAGCCGACCGAGCTATGCACGCTCATGATCGTGGAGCACGTGCCGTCACCTGCGGCAATCTCCTCAAGCGCCATGGCATAGGCGACGACACCCGCATCCGACCCGCCATAGGCTTCCGGTACCAGCATGCCGAGCAAACCCAGTTCGCCCATCTCCTTCAGTTCTTCGCGCGGGAAGAGATGCTCCCGATCACGCTTGGCTGCGCCTGGCGCCAGGCGCTCGCGGGCAAAGTCGCGGGCAAGATCGCGAATCTGCTGCTGGAGTTCGGAAAAGATCATCTGTTCCTTCCCTTTCCGCTCGCGCTGCTTGGTTGCGACAGCGGTCGCCTGTTGTAGCCGCCACGGGTCTTATCAAGGAGATAGGGCGCTTTCGTCGTGCTTTCCATGCCCCCGCAACGACAACCGAGGCGAACATTTCGTTGACCTTGGTGGCTCACGTGGATTGCCAAGAGTTCCGGAATCTTCCGGCGGGAGGGAGCAGTTCTTCCCCAAACGGATTGGGACCGCAATCGATTGCGTGCAATTCAACGGTTCCGCAATACCTTCAGGCGTTGCTCTTTTTCGGCGAGCCTATCAGCAAGAATTTATCGGCTGCTGTCGCGTACAATCAGTTCGGGCGAGATCCTGACATCGACGCCCTCGTTGCCGTCAAGGATATCGAGGATCAAACGCGCGGTCTTTTCTCCGATTTCCCGTGCGAAGGCATTGATCGTGGTCAGCGTGGGTACGCAGACTTCGCCGATCTCGTAATTGCCGAACCCGCCAATCGCAAAACGTTCCGGGACGGGAACGCCCAAACGACGACACTCGGTCAGCGCGCCATAGGCCGCAAGGTCGGACACGCAGACGACCGCCTCAGTATCCGGATAGGTTTCGATCAATTTCGCCATAGCATTGGCGCCTTCGCGCATCGAAATGGGCGGCAGGCCGGCGGCGATCAGGCGCGATGCATCAAGCCCATGCGCTTGCATGGCGGCAGAGAAGCCGACCCGCCGCTCACTACCGCGCGTATCGCGCCCGACATCACCGCCGATGAAGGCGATGCGGCGATAGCCGGAGCGGACGAAGTGGTCCACCATGTCGCGAACGGCACCGGCGTTGGAAAATCCGACGTAATGGTCGATCGGTTCGGCGGGAATATCCCAGGTCTCGATCACGGGGATATTGATCGTTTCCAACAGACGTCGCCCGCGTTCCGTATGCTTGCCGCCGGTCACGACAATTGCCTGCGGCTTGCGGCGCAAGAGCTGCTCGATGAGCCGCTCCTCCTCCTGCGTGTTGTAGTTCGTATAACCCAACAGGATCTGCATGTCGCGCGCGGCGAGCGTATCGGAAAGTCCGCCGACGGTATCGGCGAAATTGGCGTTGTTGATCGAAGGAATCGTAACCGCGACGAAACCGGACTTCTGTGAGCGCAGGTTGGAGGCCGTGCTGTCGAAAACGTAACCGAGATCCTCGGCAGCCTGGAGGATGGCCTCTCTTCTCTCCTTACTGATCAGACTGTCGGCCTTGAATGCACGCGACACTGTCATCGGGGAAACCCCCGTCACGCGGGCAACGTCTGCCATGGTCGGCGGTTTGCGATTTTTGCTCATCTATGGCCCGTGTTATCGTTACCATGAGAGTAATATGCCTTTACTTCGAATGGCAAGAGGAACCCTTCGCCATCCTGAAATGAAAATGCGGAGCCTTTCGGCTCCGCACCCAACATCGTCAGCGCAGAATGAGTTCAGAGCACGAATTCGTGGGCGACCGTGACATGGTGATGAATACGCCCTTCAAAGAACCGGGACAGGACGGCTTCGGTCGCCGCGCGGGCTTCCGCACGAACAGGGCTCGCAAGCGCTGCTTCCACCGTAGCCAAGTCCGGATAGTTGACCGCGAGAATCATCGGGTATTCCGGTGCACCTTCGTCTCGTGCTTCGGCGAAGGTCACCCGCACATCGAGAGCACCGGGAAATTGCTTCCATTTCGGCAGGATGGTCTCCATCACCGCGTCGCGAAATGCGGCCGCCTCGCCGTCCTTAACCTTGCCTTCGAATAATGCGTATCGGGTAATCATTCGGCGATCTCCTTGTTCGGCCCCTTGAAAAATTCCATCAATGCGGCCTGGTCCTCGCCGCCGAGGCCGGCTGCCGTCAGCATGCGGTGCACTTCGGCGCAGACGGCCGTCAGCGGCATGGCGGTGTTGGTGCGCCGGGCGAGATCCTGTGCACCGTTCAGATCCTTGACCATGTTGTCGATGCGGCCTGTGCGGCGGTAGTCTTTGGCGACGTAACGCGGCATGTATTCCTGGAGAATGGCGCTGTCGGCTCGTCCCCCTTTCAGCGCCTGCGGGATCTTGGCAGCATCAACGCCGGCATCGAGCGCCAGTTGGGTTGCTTCCGCGACAGCGAGAAAGTTCAGGGCGCAGAGCACCTGATTGATCAGTTTCGTGGTCTGGCCGGCGCCGGGCGGGCCCATATGGGTATAGTTCGAGGCAACGTGCCGAAGCACCACATGCGC of Rhizobium sp. NXC24 contains these proteins:
- a CDS encoding NAD(P)-dependent oxidoreductase, with translation MSSKIALIGAGAMGGAIGARLVETGNHLTVFDLDMEKVAALTAKGASAAVSAATAASVSDYVILSLNSPRIVHAAVFGPGGVAEGAKPGTLIIDMSSIDPDATKALAADAQEKGLRWVDSPLSGGAPKALIGQLTLMAGGRDEDVKDAHVVLRHVASNYTHMGPPGAGQTTKLINQVLCALNFLAVAEATQLALDAGVDAAKIPQALKGGRADSAILQEYMPRYVAKDYRRTGRIDNMVKDLNGAQDLARRTNTAMPLTAVCAEVHRMLTAAGLGGEDQAALMEFFKGPNKEIAE